A stretch of DNA from Pseudonocardia hierapolitana:
GCCGGGGTGCACTCGCTCTGGAGCATCGACTACTACAACCGCAGCAGCCTCACCCGGGCGGCGGCGTTCGCGGCGGTGTCGGTGAACGCGATCGTCGGCACGAGCGTCACGCCGCTGTTCGCCCGCTCGGCGCTGGCGCTCGCGTCGGCCGCCGCGGACGTGCAGGCGATCGCGGATGGCCGTTTCGTGTTGGGCGTGGGCAGCAGCACGCGCAGGATGAACCAGGACTGGTACGGCGCCGCGCTGCAGCGCCCGGCGCCGCAGGTGCGGGAGCGGGTCGAGCTGATCCGCCGGTTGCTCGCCCACCGCAGCGGGCCGTTCCGGTTCGACGGCGAGTTCGACCGCATCTCGTTGGGGCACTACGACCGCACCGCGCTGCCCGACAGCGTGCCGATCCTGGCCGCGGGCGTGGGAGAGCACATGGTCCGTGCGGCGGGGGAGTGCGCGGACGGGTTCGTCGGACACACGATCGCCTCCGCCGAGTACCTGCGCGACACCGCTCGCCCGTTGCTGGCGAAGGGGGCGGCCC
This window harbors:
- a CDS encoding LLM class flavin-dependent oxidoreductase; translated protein: MEIGLVVMDENPADALRVVRAADRAGVHSLWSIDYYNRSSLTRAAAFAAVSVNAIVGTSVTPLFARSALALASAAADVQAIADGRFVLGVGSSTRRMNQDWYGAALQRPAPQVRERVELIRRLLAHRSGPFRFDGEFDRISLGHYDRTALPDSVPILAAGVGEHMVRAAGECADGFVGHTIASAEYLRDTARPLLAKGAARAGRDVTGLRMTTQIVAAAGPDVRAARRDAAAQVGFYATPKGYDALFPDGRFGAERAAARAAVASGDVAGVVAAGGAMVEERAVFGTPEDVAEQLRRYADVVDWALLYPPHFGVDQERVHANELALIEVASAWA